One window of Fusarium keratoplasticum isolate Fu6.1 chromosome 2, whole genome shotgun sequence genomic DNA carries:
- a CDS encoding Nicotinate-nucleotide pyrophosphorylase, translating to MAQPQGNLANLLPPSWKTSVTAWLAEDTPSFDYAGFVVGDEPRVATLWGKSAGVIAGRPFFDEVFTQCGCTVEWHADEATAVDLSAGKHRVATVKGPVRGILLGERVALNTLARCSGIATRSQRLVTIARKAGYKGVIAGTRKTTPGFRLVEKYGMLVGGADAHRMDLSAMVMLKDNHVWSRGSITDAVKAAKSVAGFSMKVEVEVQSEAEADEAIEAGADVVMLDNFTGDGVKIAAQSLKQRWQGKRHFLLEVSGGLQEDNFEAYLCNDVDILSTSSIHQGVPHIDFSLKIEH from the exons ATGGCCCAACCTCAAGGAAACCTCGCAaacctcctccctccctcgtGGAAGACTTCCGTCACTGCCTGGCTCGCCGAGGATACCCCCTCGTTCGACTATGCCGGCTTCGTTGTCGGGGACGAGCCCCGCGTTGCGACACTCTGGGGTAAATCGGCTGGCGTCATTGCCGGCCGGCCCTTCTTCGACGAGGTCTTTACCCAGTGCGGCTGCACCGTCGAGTGGCATGCCGACGAGGCCACGGCCGTCGACCTGAGCGCCGGTAAGCATCGTGTCGCCACTGTCAAGGGACCCGTCCGCGGTattctcctcggcgagcGCGTTGCTCTGAACACACTTGCGAGATGCTCCGGTATCGCTACGCGGAGTCAGAGGCTGGTGACGATCGCCCGCAAGGCCGGATACAAGGGTGTCATCGCAGGTACGAGAAAGACGACTCCCGGGTTCCGCCTCGTCGAGAAATACGGAATGCTGGTTGGAGGCGCCGATGCGCATCGCATGGACCTCAGCGCCATGGTCATGCTCAAGGACAACCACGTCTGGAGCCGGGGTAGCATCACCGACgccgtcaaggctgccaagtCTGTCGCCGGCTTCAGCATgaaggtcgaggtcgaggtgcAGAGTGaagccgaggccgacgaggccattgaggcAGGCGCCGACGTCGTCATGCTCGACAACTTcaccggcgatggcgtcaagATCGCTGCGCAGAGCCTGAAGCAGCGTTGGCAAGGGAAGAGGCACTTCTTGCTCGAGGTGTCAGGAGGCCTGCAAGAGGACAACTTTGAGGCTTACTTGTGCAATG ACGTGGATATCCTGTCGACAAGTTCGATTCATCAGGGCGTACCGCATATCGATTTCTCACTAAAGATCGAGCACTAA
- a CDS encoding SCP domain-containing protein, with amino-acid sequence MKASMFLVGASAILASASPIRAPLEKRLEKRVLTTEWVYEYVTVTVTEGDAPETEKPAPTAVVFLEEPSQPAPEPTTQVKKPVSRRPKQQPTTKEAPAPKPTYVEPEPEPVKEEPSVVVVTTKQEPTTKEEAKPVATEESGSSSGSYDLSLEGDYKSIMLNYHNIHRSNHSAPDLVWDETLAGYAENTANGCVFEHDMNQGNGGYGQNLASWGATGDIDDMQKKSAAGGITNQWYNSEMGNWAFYGQENPPDGMDIQLYGHFTQVVWKDSTKVGCATVKCPAGSVLQYPSWYTVCNYNPQGNFGGRYGDNVLQPKGEKRVTV; translated from the exons ATGAAGGCGTCTATGTTCCTTGTCGGCGCTAGCGCCATCCTGGCCTCGGCCAGCCCCATCCGCGCTCCTCTCGAGAAGCGTCTCGAGAAGCGTGTCCTCACCACTGAGTGGGTCTATGAGTATgtcaccgtcaccgtcacTGAGGGCGATGCCCCCGAGACCGAGAAGCCTGCGCCCACCGCCGTTGTCTTCCTTGAGGAGCCCTCGCAGCCTGCTCCTGAGCCCACCACCCAGGTTAAGAAGCCTGTGAGCCGCCGACCCAAGCAGCAGCCTACTACCAAGGAGGCTCCCGCCCCCAAGCCTACCTATGtcgagcccgagcccgagcccgtgaaggaggagccttcggttgtcgttgtcaccaccaagcaggagcccaccaccaaggaggaggctaaGCCCGTCGCCACTGAGGAGTCTGGCAGCTCCAGCGGTTCCTACGACCTGTCCCTTGAGGGTGACTACAAGTCCATCATGCTCAACTACCACAACATCCACCGCTCCAACCACTCTGCTCCCGATCTGGTCTGGGACGAGACCCTTGCCGGCTATGCTGAGAACACCGCCAACGGTTGCGTTTTCGAGCACGACAT GAACCAGGGCAACGGTGGCTACGGCCAGAACCTCGCCTCTTGGGGTGCTACTGGTGACATCGATGACATGCAGAAGAAGTCCGCCGCCGGTGGTATCACCAACCAGTGGTACAACAGTGAGATGGGCAACTGGGCCTTCTACGGCCAGGAGAACCCCCCTGATGGCATGGACATCCAGCTCTACGGCCACTTCACCCAGGTTGTCTGGAAGGACTCCACCAAGGTCGGCTGCGCCACTGTCAAGTGCCCTGCTGGCTCCGTCCTTCAGTACCCCTCTTGGTACACCGTCTGCAACTACAACCCTCAGG GTAACTTTGGCGGCCGCTACGGCGACAACGTCCTCCAGCCCAAGGGTGAGAAGCGCGTCACCGTCTAA
- a CDS encoding NADH-ubiquinone oxidoreductase: MSTRRPQFNQQVLIDTTPLPDDIPAVKEVGASSAPLLSASFFIGARCRDYNDDYMQCKNENPGRGEFECLKEGRRVTRCASSVIQDINTHCLAEFRKHWECLDDRNHQLWQCRPAEWKLNKCVFDNLKLEKKVPDQPTNVTPVHLRPKQIFADVRIGPGDGKPFIPGQEEAKQ, encoded by the exons ATGTCTACCCGCAGGCCCCA ATTCAACCAGCAGGTGCTCATTGACACCACCCCATTGCCCGATGATATCCCCGCCGTGAAGGAGGTCGGTGCCAGCTCTGCGCCTCTTCTGtctgcctccttcttcatcggtgCCCGGTGCCGCGACTACAACGATGACTACATGCAATGCAAGAACGAGAACCCCGGCCGAGGAGAGTTTGAGTGCTTGAAGGAGGGCCGACGGGTCACTCGATGCGCCTCCAGCGT CATTCAGGACATCAACACCCACTGCCTCGCCGAGTTCCGCAAACACTGGGAGTGCCTGGACGACCGGAATCATCAGCTGTGGCAGTGCCGCCCTGCTGAGTGGAAGCTCAACAAGTGTGTCTTTGACAACCTG AAactcgagaagaaggttcCCGACCAGCCCACCAACGTCACCCCCGTCCACCTTCGACCAAAGCAGATCTTTGCCGACGTGCGCATCGGCCCTGGCGACGGCAAGCCCTTTATCCCGGGGCAGGAGGAGGCGAAGCAATAA